Proteins from a genomic interval of Marmoricola sp. OAE513:
- a CDS encoding nicotinamide-nucleotide amidohydrolase family protein encodes MSADLTPAQSLAATVHRALLARGESVGCAESLTGGGLADLLSGTPGASATFAGGVVTYATRVKRDVLGVTASQVVSADCASQMARGAQQLLGTDWVLATTGVAGPEKQDDKPVGTVYVALAGPKGVQVLRHALDGDRTQIRAASCVAALEALADALG; translated from the coding sequence ATGAGTGCCGACCTCACCCCCGCGCAGAGCCTGGCGGCCACCGTGCACCGGGCGCTGCTCGCCCGTGGCGAGAGCGTCGGCTGCGCCGAGTCGCTCACCGGTGGTGGCCTGGCCGACCTGCTCAGCGGTACGCCGGGCGCCTCGGCCACCTTCGCCGGGGGAGTGGTCACCTACGCGACCCGGGTCAAGCGTGACGTCCTCGGCGTCACCGCGTCGCAGGTGGTCTCCGCCGACTGCGCCTCGCAGATGGCTCGGGGAGCCCAGCAGCTGCTCGGGACCGACTGGGTGCTGGCGACGACCGGCGTCGCCGGGCCGGAGAAGCAGGACGACAAGCCGGTCGGCACCGTGTACGTCGCACTGGCCGGCCCGAAGGGTGTTCAGGTCCTCCGGCACGCCCTGGACGGCGACCGGACGCAGATCCGCGCCGCCAGCTGCGTGGCCGCCCTGGAGGCGCTGGCCGATGCCCTCGGCTGA
- a CDS encoding glycoside hydrolase family 15 protein, with amino-acid sequence MAPPTQSIPAIESYAIIGDQHTVALVGIDGSIDWLCLPRYDSPSCFSALLGDEDRSRWQIGPAPDAGEHTTERSYVEGTNVLQTTWTTSSGTVRVTDLMPVRDRRADVIRRVEGLEGTVDLCHELVIRFDYGRIRPWVRRAVTDGAEVIVAVAGPDKLVLAGPRLPHAVDGRHQDTFTVTAGDTLDFTLTWIPSHRDLPEHVDVEAALARTVELQQEWSGGAPDEGPFTDAVRRSMLTLLALTHEDTGGIIAAPTTSLPEDFGGVRNWDYRYTWLRDASLTVEAMIGGPGDARPETAGPWRDWLLRAIAGDPEDLQIMYTVDGGRHIPELELDHLAGFADSRPVRIGNAAVDQRQGDVVGEVLAALGAARDLGLAETRDSWSLQRTLVNGLVDTWHLPDHGIWEIRGPQRNFTHSRVMMWVAFDRMVRGVEDHGLSGPVELWRDVRDTIRADVETRCFDPARGTFTQHDDTDEVDASLLLLPVVGFLPGDDPRILGTIAAVENDLLRDGLLLRYRTETGVDGLPGDEHPFLACSFWLVSAYALAGRHDDATALMTRLVGLTNDVGLLSEEYDAGNARMVGNFPQAFTHLTLVQAARTLRQEIERTGAIAAE; translated from the coding sequence ATGGCGCCCCCGACGCAGAGCATTCCTGCCATCGAGAGCTACGCCATCATCGGCGACCAGCACACCGTCGCCCTGGTCGGGATCGACGGGTCGATCGACTGGCTCTGCCTGCCGCGCTACGACTCCCCCTCCTGCTTCAGCGCCCTGCTGGGCGACGAGGACAGGTCCCGCTGGCAGATCGGGCCCGCGCCGGATGCCGGCGAGCACACCACCGAGCGCTCGTACGTCGAGGGCACCAACGTCCTGCAGACGACCTGGACGACGAGCTCCGGCACGGTGCGGGTCACCGACCTGATGCCCGTCCGGGACCGGCGGGCCGACGTGATCCGGCGGGTCGAGGGACTCGAGGGCACCGTCGACCTCTGCCACGAGCTGGTGATCCGCTTCGACTACGGCCGGATCCGACCCTGGGTGCGTCGCGCCGTGACCGACGGCGCAGAGGTGATCGTCGCCGTGGCCGGACCCGACAAGCTCGTCCTGGCCGGGCCACGCCTGCCGCACGCCGTGGACGGCCGGCACCAGGACACGTTCACCGTCACCGCCGGGGACACCCTCGACTTCACGCTGACCTGGATCCCGTCGCACCGCGACCTGCCCGAGCACGTCGACGTGGAAGCCGCGCTCGCCCGCACCGTCGAGCTCCAGCAGGAGTGGAGCGGTGGCGCCCCCGACGAGGGCCCGTTCACCGATGCCGTCCGGCGCAGCATGCTGACCCTTCTCGCACTGACCCACGAGGACACCGGGGGGATCATCGCCGCACCCACGACCTCGCTTCCCGAGGACTTCGGCGGGGTCCGCAACTGGGACTACCGCTACACCTGGCTGCGGGACGCGTCCCTCACCGTGGAGGCGATGATCGGTGGTCCCGGGGACGCGCGTCCGGAGACGGCAGGCCCGTGGCGCGACTGGCTGCTGCGCGCGATCGCCGGCGACCCCGAGGACCTCCAGATCATGTACACCGTCGACGGCGGTCGCCACATCCCCGAGCTCGAGCTCGACCACCTCGCCGGGTTCGCCGACTCCCGTCCGGTCCGGATCGGCAACGCCGCGGTGGACCAGCGCCAGGGCGACGTCGTCGGCGAGGTCCTGGCCGCTCTCGGCGCGGCGCGGGACCTGGGTCTCGCCGAGACCCGGGACAGCTGGAGCCTGCAGCGCACCCTGGTCAACGGTCTGGTCGACACCTGGCACCTGCCGGACCACGGCATCTGGGAGATCCGCGGCCCGCAGCGCAACTTCACCCACAGCCGGGTGATGATGTGGGTCGCCTTCGACCGGATGGTGCGGGGCGTCGAGGACCACGGACTGAGCGGACCGGTCGAGCTCTGGCGGGACGTGCGCGACACGATCCGCGCCGACGTCGAGACGAGGTGCTTCGACCCGGCCCGCGGGACCTTCACCCAGCACGACGACACCGACGAGGTGGACGCCTCGCTCCTGCTGCTGCCGGTCGTGGGGTTCCTCCCCGGCGACGACCCGCGGATCCTCGGCACCATCGCGGCAGTCGAGAACGACCTGCTCCGCGACGGCCTCCTGCTCCGCTACCGCACCGAGACCGGGGTCGACGGTCTCCCGGGCGACGAGCACCCGTTCCTGGCGTGCTCGTTCTGGCTGGTCTCCGCGTACGCGTTGGCCGGGCGGCACGACGACGCCACCGCGTTGATGACCCGGCTGGTCGGGCTGACCAACGACGTCGGTCTGCTGAGCGAGGAGTACGACGCCGGGAACGCCAGGATGGTCGGCAACTTCCCGCAGGCGTTCACCCACCTGACGCTGGTACAGGCAGCGCGGACACTTCGGCAGGAAATCGAGCGCACCGGGGCAATTGCTGCCGAATAG